Genomic DNA from Camelina sativa cultivar DH55 unplaced genomic scaffold, Cs unpScaffold00634, whole genome shotgun sequence:
ATGCCCTCTGCTTTAGCGTTTTCTTGCTCTTCTCGCAACCATCTTGATGCCCTGTCACCaaatttcaattattaattaGTCCATCTAATTAACTCTTACATAGATACATCAAAGTGAATTAGTCCATCTAATCCCCCACgactaattaaattttgtatactttaaTATGAAAGGAAACGCAAATCATTTACATccagttttggtttttttatcatattttttggtcaataatgttttttattgagttggaaaaaataagatattagCATAATGAAGGatgtgtagatatatatatatatatatatatatatatatatatatatatatatatatatatatacctttctCGGACGTAGTTGGAGTTGGAAAAGTAGATGGCGGAGTCAACACGGATGATCAAGATTCCGGGAATCTTGGCAGCGTCCGGGTACTGTAGAGTGTTCCGATACACATTTGTATTTGGAAGCTTCCCTAGAATCGCAGTTCTTGGTCTTGTCACTTGCAGCAGTATCTTGGCAAAAGATATCGCCACCTATGTAAATAGTTTcaccaacaaaccaaaaataagtaagctttaaatataacaatatattatataagtgAGATGCCTTACGGAGATCAAGAGGCCAATCTCAACGGAGATGAAGACGACACCAAAGAAAGCTCCCATGCAAGCCATGAAGTCGAGTTTATCAATCTTCCATATGAGAACAGCTGAGTCAATATCGATAAGACCGAGGACAGCCGATATAATGATGGCTGCGAGGATAGCATTTGGAGTGTACTTGAAGAGTGGTGTGATGAATTCTAAGGTCAGAGCTACCACTATGGCCATCACTATGTTTGAAACCGCTGTGTGGACTCCAGCCATGTAGTTCACGGCAGATCGCGAAAACGAacctataattttgttatatgtGAGTTACTCATCGTGACCGTcttttatcaaagaagaaacgTATACAAACATCGCATGTAAAACCATCTTCAGATTTTTTCGCAGATAAGTAcaaatctttatatatttgtgtAGTGGAAAAAGTAAGAACACTattaaaatactcaaaaatgcGATTGTAAATAATAAGTAGGAAATCTGTGAAGTGGGATTTAAGTTTGAAACCTATAAACCTTAACAATTAATACTCTTAACATTTAACGTTTTCGCAACTTACCGGTGGCAATGTAACAAGAAGTAAGTGAACCGACGACGTTCATAGTCCCCAAAGCGATCATCTCTTTGTTCCCATCGATTTGATAGTCTTTCATTGCCGCAAATGTTCTTGCAATCGCTACAGCTTcctagaaaatattattttccgACATAATTAACTTGGCGAATTAGAATACAAAACATTAATGATCTCTTacttatatgcatatatatgtgCATGACTTACCGTTAAGGCGACCATACCGGCAATGGCTCCAATTCGGATTCCTTCCGTAAAATATTTTCCGGAGAAGAAAATCTTATTAGCAGAAATGGGATTGATTCCTTGATCTATATGTCTCACCTTCATagtttaaatgataaaatattgTTGGTTAAACTAGGGAATGTATCAAATATTACTCATTAATgacgatttaaaaaaaaaaaaaaaacatatagacatgcatgcatgcatgtgtAAGCTTACAATTTGGACTCCTTGTTTGTCAGCACGAGTTATGAAGACAAAGAAGGTAGAGATAATGACGGAAATAAGAGGAGCAATTGCTGGAACCCAAAAgagtttcttgtttctcttcccCTGTAATCAAATTTTCATATTAGAAGTGGAGATAACAAAGATGCACACATATATATTGGAGATGAAAAGTAAAAGTGTTACGATGAATTTGGCGACGAGAAGAAATGTCAAGAAACTGGCGCCAATGACTATAGTTTGCCAATTCCACTGGAAGGATCATAAATAAATGAAAGCGAATGAGATATTATTTGAAGTATTGAGCCTAGGCTCGCATCTCGAAGCTTCTTgattaccaaaaaagaaaaagacaaacaaaaaaatgtagtGTGGAAGAGGATGAAAGAAAGTTGAGTAATCAAAAAGGTACCCCATGACGAGCAGCGGCGAATACGGATTGCATAACAGAAACAATATCAGTTTTCTTGGTAAATGTCTTGATGCCAAGAAAGCCCTTAAGCTGTTGGAGAGCGATGGTAATGGCTGCTCCTCCCATGAACCCAACCACCGCGGCATGCGACAAAAAGTCAATCAAGAATCCCAACCGCAGAAAACCAAGGCCGGCTTCGAAAATACCAGCAAAGAAAGTGGCAGTGAAGGCAAGGCGGAGATAATCAGCAGGGTTATCATTTGGGTCGATCACGGCCTGGCACAACGTTCCTAAAAGAAGAGATACCACAGCCACTGGCCCTATCGCAATATCTCTAGAACTCCCCATGCCCGCATACACAAGTGGTGGCACGAAGCTCgagtctgcaaaaaaaaaaaaaaacatgcattcACATATTTGCACACAAGAGTGTActagaaatgattttttttttggttcaaatgcCACATATATTATCAACACTCGTAATTTttctgataaacaaaaaaaaaaactttagtttaaATGTAGTAAGGCTCACAAAGTCCATATTTCGGATCCAAATTCGCGAGCTTTGCATATCCGATATCCTGTCATCGATGAATCATATAAATGAGATATAGATATGGTTTGGATATGAAAGGAAGAAATGCACCAAAAAGTAGTACGTGGAGTTGAGAAAAATGGAGTCATAAATAGTAAACCTGAGGGATGCAAAGACTAGCAATGGTGAGACCGGCAATGACATCGCCTCTAAGTTTGCGAAGATTGTAATCTCTTGCCCACCCAATGATCGGGAAGACAGCCTGGATCCCGAGCAACACCTGCTTAGATTTGGTCTGGCCCTTGAAATCCCTAAGCGGTGCATCATGGAAGAAAGTTTCTTGAACCACTGACTTGAAGTCCTTGAGCAAACCCACTTTCGGAGGAGCTAGCACTCTCTGGCGAACGTGTGTTGTCTCATCATCTGATGTCTTTCTTGAACCGGACCCTCCTCCGTCCGGTGGATTAGTCCTCGCCATGATTGTTGAAAACTTAGTTGCCTGCAGAAATTGTTACCAATAAACGTTATTAAGAAATGAAGTAATGACTAGCTTTGTAATGTGTTAATGAGGACTAGTTTTAAAACCTTAGACGGGAGATATTATTATTTGGGGTACTGTAGATTTTTATNgaaatgattttttttttggttcaaatgcCACATATATTATCAACACTCGTAATTTttctgataaacaaaaaaaaaaactttagtttaaATGTAGTAAGGCTCACAAAGTCCATATTTCGGATCCAAATTCGCGAGCTTTGCATATCCGATATCCTGTCATCGATGAATCATATAAATGAGATATAGATATGGTTTGGATATGAAAGGAAGAAATGCACCAAAAAGTAGTACGTGGAGTTGAGAAAAATGGAGTCATAAATAGTAAACCTGAGGGATGCAAAGACTAGCAATGGTGAGACCGGCAATGACATCGCCTCTAAGTTTGCGAAGATTGTAATCTCTTGCCCACCCAATGATCGGGAAGACAGCCTGGATCCCGAGCAACACCTGCTTAGATTTGGTCTGGCCCTTGAAATCCCTAAGCGGTGCATCATGGAAGAAAGTTTCTTGAACCACTGACTTGAAGTCCTTGAGCAAACCCACTTTCGGAGGAGCTAGCACTCTCTGGCGAACGTGTGTTGTCTCATCATCTGATGTCTTTCTTGAACCGGACCCTCCTCCGTCCGGTGGATTAGTCCTCGCCATGATTGTTGAAAACTTAGTTGCCTGCAGAAATTGTTACCAATAAACGTTATTAAGAAATGAAGTAATGACTAGCTTTGTAATGTGTTAATGAGGACTAGTTTTAAAACCTTAGACGGGAGATATTATTATTTGGGGTACTGTAGATTTTTATTGAGGGATTGGAATGTTGCTTCGTAGTTTATATAAGTTGCGAAACATCTGAAAGTCAACTCTGGAGATCACAATTTGGATTTCATATTTCTTGTAAGAAAAAACATGTTACACTTTGATAAATTCAGCGAAAGCCAACAATActgtaatttattaataaatcaaaatatgatAATAACATTGAACAATATCTGAGGTGTTAATTGATTTGATATCGGTGGAGTGAAAGACCAAAAGGTTGACTTTGGCAATTTATGCGGTGTAGATCAGAGAtaccccaaaaaaatattatacattaaaatcaagaaaatgctagttcaatttaaatttaaaataattctttccTTCATTGAAAcagaacataattaaaatgtgacatttgatttaaaaatatatataataattacacCAACATAAGGTTTCACGGATTAATGAAAGgtttctctctcttatctctctaaaaatcttttaGAGAAAGAGACCACTTCCCGTCCGACATCCTCCGGCTAAGATAGCGGTAGTTGGTCGGCTTGCTTCTGGCAACGTATGGTTCCTTACCAACGTCAGCTAGCTTTGTCTCCGGCATAGGTGGCTTCCATAGCATCTGTGGTCGGCTTTGTCTCCAGCATGGGTGGTTCCTTTAACATCCTTGGTCGGCTTAGCTTCCGGCATAGGTTGGCTTCCACAGTGACTATGGCTGGCTTTGTTTTAGCTCTTTCGCCGTCCATCTCTCTGGTGTAGGTTTTTTTTCGCTTCCGGATTTTTCTccggctttgttttttttcctttcatctCCGCcttttggggttttggtttcagATCTGACGAAAATAAATCAATCGTTTGATTTTCCTGAGTTCTAACATCGTGTCGACTGACATGATTTTATCTCAGCTTTCGTTTAGTTTCTTAGATTTGAAACTGTTTGAAGAAAGCAAGCAGCCTATATTTGGTGAATTAAAAAATTCCTTGAAGGTTGAAAAGCTGCTAAttgaagatgaagttaaagAAGATTTTCAGTTTTGCATTAGTGGAATCTTAATCTCATTAAgctaaaattggaattttgccTTATTCTTTGGGCAAAGATTGAGATCGATCGACATAAGAATATTTCCGGCGATTTCGGCCGGACTGGAAGCTTTCCGGTGACTTAACTGCCGGTGATCGAAGATTCTAACCTCTTCCACTTCCCACGTGTCTTCCAATTTGTTTTGCAATAGCCATGTGTCTTTTGTGCTGTATCCAAGGTTTCCTTCCATCTAGGTTTCCTTACTGGgcttttgctttgttttattttatttgggctTATGTTCTTAACTGTTTGTAAAATATTGGCTAGCCTTTTTGGCTTTGTAATATTGTCTGGTGAAATAAAACACAGttgagtaacaaaaaaaaaggtttcacgGATTTAAGGCGCTAGTTATTGTTGCGATCGTAGGAATTTGCAGAAGTGAGTGATTACGATTTCAAATGTTATTCTACTGGTTGAAAATAAGTGTTTTTGCAGGATATTTATAACTGATAGATCAGCAGGTACGACATCggttaaatgaaaaaattatcaaaataaatataatataaagtataaaaatattaaaaataaagttatatttatgaaaaataaaataaaaataaagatatttaataatgaaaaattatatatgaagtACTAAATAGTTCTtcaaaaatgaaacagaaaaaacTTAATAGTAAAACACATAAGTACATAACTATTTATGTTAGAAGattaaagttataaaataattagtttttaacaattaacaatatatatatatatatataacttgataatatatttttattttttgtttatgtggttttttcttttgttttttttattttaaatcatccAATATAGCTCGTAACCGTAGACGTTTGTAGatttttgtctaaaaaaattgtaattttgatcagtttcaaaaataaaaatgtaagatTTATGAATAATTACGTAAAGAACCaatcaaactttaaaatattttatatcacgTTTAGAGGAGTACTCATTTGCAATGAACCTAACTCACACATTTGGCACATACGGAAAACTGCTTAAATGGACGGTAAAATACTCCACATCGCTCGGTAATTTTATATCTCACtagaaatttcataaaaatgTATACTGAAACGTCTACTAAGAAACATTGGTTTTGAACCAACATTTTGAGGAAAACAATTCGTAACCCAAACACTCGAATACTAGACGTATACCTTTTAACCAGAAATTGTGACACATCGGTGACATTGgtacaaattattataagaaataaattggtaaaaaaagtTGATTGGACAAAAATTTTATCGGAGatccattttcaaattttttatgtcacaaataaaccaaaatatataactagatATGATAATATTATACAAATAACTGTTGTAAGGCTGAAAGTAAATGGAATAAAATAGTGTGGCATGTGATGATGTGATAATATAACACTTGAtcagtaaataataaatactccctctgttccaaTATTTAAGATCTATTAGGCTTGTTTATTTGTTctatattataagattttttcaagtttctatgcactttttaaaattaatttaataatttttgattatttaaattctgcaaaaaaaaattattagtttttatttttttaatacatacaTTTTCATTCAATTCAACAAGGGAAACCATTACAATAAGTGCCTCCTATGATGAGTAATACCTATAAAAAAACAAGGTTACAAGACTAACGAAAAACTCTAAACCAAGTAACCAAAAATATGTTAGCCGGGAGAATATTCCTTTGCTTGAGCGTTAAAATTCTGAGATGTGATCTGAGCATGTTCTTAATTTCTGAGATAAGACTCGAGGCTGATCTAGAGGTGGAAGTTTGAAGCCTCGAATTACGCTCCTTCCAAATTGTGTAGACTGAGGCTTGATACGCTAACTGGAGAATCCATGAATTATTTTTATCTCTACAAGGATTCTTCAACCATTTGACCCCATCATCAAAGTTAAGTGGAGGAGAAATCTGAGCTTTGTTAGTGAAGGCATGCCACACTTCAGCAGCATAGGAACAATCAAAGAAGAGGTGCTGTCGGGACTCATCATGATTATTGCAGAGAAGACAATTAGACAGAATATATAGTCCTCAAGTTACCAAACGATCACGGGTGAGAAGCTTGTGACGAGAGTTGAACCAAGCAATGAAAGTGTGTTTGGGGATCCAACCCTTGAACCAACTGCTTCAAACCAATCCACTTTGCTTCCTAGAGGATGAAGGTGAGTCCAAGTTGCAGCCGTTGAGAATTTATTTGAAGTTGGCGCATCCCCAATCTTCCAGAGATAACAATCATCTTGAGCAATTTCCTGTAGGTTAATAACTGATGCAGAAGGGAGGCAAGCCTTAAGTAATTGAACGATGGTATTTGGAGTCCGACTATGTGCAATCCACCACTGGCCATCCCTTATAGCATCCACAACCACTGAGTTAAGTGTCAATCCTGATACTATAGGCCTTGCATCCCCTGTAATGTCTAACAAAGGCCCTAATAATGTCCAATTGTCGGTCCAAAACCTACAGGTAACTCTGGAactcaaatcaaatacaatgtAAGGCCTTTCGAGAGATCTTAGCTTACATAGCCCTCTCTAAATCTAGCTACCTGAAGCTGAGGCGTCTAAATCCCAAAAGCACTAACTGCCAATAAGATTTCTCCATACACATGATACCCAAAGAGATCCTCCGGCAGCAAAGATTTCCCAAATGGGCTTCAAAACAAAGACTTTATTCCAATGGACTACTCTTTTTAAACCCAAGCCTCCATTCTCCTTAGGTGTGCAAACTGACTCCCAGCTGGCTGTAGCTCCTCTGGCAGAATTTGGGGCGCCCTTGCAGAGAAAGGCACTACACAAACTCTCAATCTCCTCCAAACAACTTTTAGGAAGGATGCAAATGGAGGCCcaaaatgcaatggtatagtAAATTACAGACTGAATCAACTGAAGCCTTCTCGCAAATGAGAGATGAATGACACTCCAAGAGCTAAACTTGGCGTGAATCTTATCCAAAAGAGGCTGGTAGACCTGCTTGCGCATTTTCTTTGTGGAAAGAGGCACCCCCAAGTATTTGACTAGAAAAGATCCCTAAATTAACCCTGCATTGTTTGCAATTACCTCATTTGCCAATTGATTACCTCAATCCAAAAACAGGGCAGTCTTATCTCTGTTAATCCCCATTTCTGATTCTTCTTTAAACTCCTCCAAAATTGCTAATATACCGTCTAAAGAAGTTTGTTGTCCatcaaagaaaatgagaatGTCGTCCGCAAAACTCAGATGGGTAACCAGTGGAGCCAAGCAGAGCGGATGCGAcccaaaattatgattgatGACCCTCTCATCTAGTTTCCTCGATCAAACATCCATGGCAAGAACAAATAGCAGCGAAAAAATAGGATCTCCCTGTCGAATGCCTTTCTTACCCAGAAAAAAATCCAATGAGTTCTCCGTTGAAGGTTATGGTAAAAGAGGCAGTAGTAAAGCACTCTTTTATCCAACAAATAAACTTAGCCGAGAGGTCCAAAGCATTAAGAACATTGAGCAGAAGCTGCCAGTTCAGGTTGTCATAAGCTTTCGCAAGGTCTACCTTAAGGCATCCTCTAGTGATGGGACATGAGGAGTGGAAATTATTGACCAATTCCGAGGCAAACAGCACATTCTCGCATAATTGTCTGCCTTAAACAAATCCTACCTGATTTCCTTGGACTGCATcagaaatgaaaaattttaaCTTCTGTTTGAGTAGTCTCGCAATGACCTTATAAATCGTGGAACAGTAGGATATAGACCTAAATTGGAAAATGGTATATACTTCGGGTATTTTTGGAATGAGATTTATTGTTGTAGCGTTAAAACTCCGAGGTAAATGACCCGATATAAAAAACTCTTGGACAAAATCAACAATATCCTTGCCCACTATGTCCCAGGCTTCCCTAAGAAATTCCATGGAGAAACTATCAGGTCCTGGGGCCTTAGACTTTGGCATGGTGACAATTATTCGTCTTATCTCTGCTTCCCAGGGAATTGGAGTAAGCTGTGCTGCCAAATCCGGCAAACATCAGAAGGACACGAGTTCCTTAATGTCCTGCACTAACATGGGCCTCGCTCCTTGATTCTTCGTGCCaagtagattctggtaataggCAACAATTGAGTCTTTCATCTGTCTTACATTGTAAATCCTTTCCTCATCAGTACCTCTTAGGTATTTGATACTATTAATACCCTGATGAGCCAGCACAAATCTGAAAAGAAAGTTGTATAGGAATCACCCTCTGCCATCCATCTTACTCTAGATTTCTGTCTATAAAAAGATTCCAGGGCATCAGCAAAGAACCTTCACTTTCTTCGGCCAACAAACTCTTCCCTAAACAAAGAGTCTGAAGGCATGCTCAAAAGAGAAGTTTGAGTCAACTCCAAATGagataaaaaaatctttagttCTTTGTTGTAGGTTACCAAAGCCCTCCCTGTTCAATTGCTTGCAGGCTGACTTAACTCTCTTCAACCTTTGAGCCATCGTAAGTAACTTATATCCCACAGGAACCTCTGATCTCCAAGCTGCGTCTATAACTTCCTTATACCAAGGATGAGTAAACAAGAAGGAGAAGTACTTGAATGACATTTTACTCCTTTCAATGAGGGAAGATGTGCAAACTAGGGCCGAAGAGTGATCTGAATCTCCAAGATGATCAAAGACTGCGTGAGAATCCGGAAAAGCTTCACTCCAATTCTCATTTATCAACACCCTATCAAGCTTTCTCAAAACCAGATCCTCAGGTTGTCTATTAGTTCAAGTAAACAACGCGCATCGGCTGGCCATATCTGAAAGCTCATTATCAGTCTTACAATGCAAGATTCTGACATACCAGCCAAAGGCAGAGTATGGGGAATTACTGAGAGGTGCTCCTCGGCTAAGATGATCTGATTAAAGTCATCCATAACCATCAAAGGAGTGTCTCGAGAAGGAGAAGTTTAAGCAATGGATATGATTTCCTCCCAAAGTGCCCTTCTTTGGATCTGAGTGTTGTAACCATAGACAAAAGCTATTGCGAAGCTCTCCCTTGTAGCTGGAATGAAGACTCTGCATAGCATAAGTTGAGCAGCTTTATGTAAACAAATAACAGAGATGGAAGGATCCCAAACAACCCATGACCTACCATTCTCCGTAAACTGATAATTATACTCGGCCCTCCAGCCTGGAAAGGAAGCCTGTAATACTTGATCTGCATTCTCCTCCAAGACATGCGTCTCCAAAATACTGCCTACAACAGGCTTATTATTACCGATCCAACTTCTTAAAACCTCTGTCTAGAGAAGCTGTTTAAACTCCaaatattccaacaaaaaaccTTTGTCATCAATAACCCAAAAGTGAAGATAGAGCTAAGCTCTGGGGGAGAATTAACACCCCTTGACCGAGGAACTACATCGGTTAGGCTGAGAACTTACATGAGAGGCGGAGACCCTATATTTCTTCGGACACGGCTTCATAGTTTGGCGTTGGTCCTTCTCTCTCTGTATACCAAAAAGCTTCTTCAATTCTATCTTAACAAGTTTCCTAGCACTCATTACACCTACAAATGAAGGCTTCACAGTTGAAGATGAGTGAGTCTTAATATCCCTCGTACCATTACTGAGAGCTCTTTTTCCTTGAGATTTAGATCCCACCACTATTTATGGATTCTCCACATCACTATCTGCAACAGTATCAGAAGATTTAGGGGCCTTTTGTGCCTCACTATTAGTGATCCAACCCTTAACTATCTCCTGAGTATGAATAAACATGGACTCATCACTTAGGTGTATAACTACCTTCTCCCCTAGAGGAAGACTACGACTCCTCTCCTTAGTCCTTCTCCTAGACTCAGCTCTTTCAGATAAACCTTGATGGATGTTCAAAATTTTGTCACTCGACTCAGGGTTCTCGGAGACTGCTTTGGAGGTGACTGTAACAGCTTGCTCCTCCTCTACAACCTGATTAGCCTCTACTTCGGTTCCCAGAGGAGTTTTAGTAGTCACAGTGGCTACACCACCCGCAACAAAGCCTTCAATGTTAGCTagattttctttcttcctcattAGAGGTTTAGGACATCGGTTGAGAAGGTGCCCAAACCTCCCACAATTGCAACACATTGGAGACAGCATGGGGTATGAGACTTTCACCTTCACTAAGTTTAGCATTTCATCTCTAACAATGATAGTAGACAGAGGGGATTTCTCTAACGAGATTTCAACCTTCACCTTAATCTTACCCATATAATAAGGGTCGAGCTTAAAATTTTCTGTATGCAGAGGCTCACCAATCGCACTAGTGATGACATTTGTCAAGAGAATGAATACATTTACGGAGGCATATATTGACCATGTCGGTACCGTTTTGAGATCCTGCACTCCAGAGTCGCATATATTGACCAAAGAAATACATTAAAAGCACAATTTCCTGCTTGAAATACCCAGTCACGGGTTTTAACACACAGGATGAAGATGAGGCAAGACGTATCTGAGACTTGTCGAATTATAATGTTCCCATACTTCCCCCAAACCGGATTCAGATCTGAGAAAATCTTTGACGAAGGAGGAATTAAACCATGGAACTGAGCAACGATATAACCCTTCCCACTGGTCAGCTGATTTTAGTAACACTGAGGCAGGAGCTTGAACTACCGGGATTTCATCTTCCATAACCACCGGCGAGTCAACTTTGGTGAGATTCCTTTAGGAGGCCTTGAACGGCTATGCATACGAAGCGCTGCGGCAAAAGGTACTAGATGAGGAATCGAGGGCGGGATTGGAGACGATTGAGAACTCGGAGATCCGGAGGACAATTGGGGATCTAAGGATTGAGACGCCTCTTGAACAGGGGGAAATAGGGGATCGGGAGGATCAGACATCTTGCAAGCTAAAGGACCACCAGGGAGAGAAAGGAAAAGGAGGGAGAAATAAGAAGATTTTCGGTGACCGGCGTGAGGCCAACCTACAATGAATTTAACCAGAAAGATGCCAAATCACCCAAAACGCTCTCTGGCCCGCTTTCTAAGATAGACTTTCAATACCTAGAATCCTAt
This window encodes:
- the LOC104773748 gene encoding sulfate transporter 1.1-like, whose protein sequence is MARTNPPDGGGSGSRKTSDDETTHVRQRVLAPPKVGLLKDFKSVVQETFFHDAPLRDFKGQTKSKQVLLGIQAVFPIIGWARDYNLRKLRGDVIAGLTIASLCIPQDIGYAKLANLDPKYGLYSSFVPPLVYAGMGSSRDIAIGPVAVVSLLLGTLCQAVIDPNDNPADYLRLAFTATFFAGIFEAGLGFLRLGFLIDFLSHAAVVGFMGGAAITIALQQLKGFLGIKTFTKKTDIVSVMQSVFAAARHGWNWQTIVIGASFLTFLLVAKFIGKRNKKLFWVPAIAPLISVIISTFFVFITRADKQGVQIVRHIDQGINPISANKIFFSGKYFTEGIRIGAIAGMVALTEAVAIARTFAAMKDYQIDGNKEMIALGTMNVVGSLTSCYIATGSFSRSAVNYMAGVHTAVSNIVMAIVVALTLEFITPLFKYTPNAILAAIIISAVLGLIDIDSAVLIWKIDKLDFMACMGAFFGVVFISVEIGLLISVAISFAKILLQVTRPRTAILGKLPNTNVYRNTLQYPDAAKIPGILIIRVDSAIYFSNSNYVRERASRWLREEQENAKAEGMPPIKFVIIEMSPVTDIDTSGIHSIEELHKSLEKQHIQLILANPGPVVTEKLFASKFAEEIGEENIFLSVGDAVAACSPKLAEQQA
- the LOC104773757 gene encoding uncharacterized protein LOC104773757, translated to MRKQVYQPLLDKIHAKFSSWSVIHLSFARRLQLIQSVIYYTIAFWASICILPKSCLEEIESLCSAFLCKGAPNSARGATASWESVCTPKENGGLGLKRVVHWNKVFVLKPIWEIFAAGGSLWVSCVWRNLIGRPLLDITGDARPIVSGLTLNSVVVDAIRDGQWWIAHSRTPNTIVQLLKACLPSASVINLQEIAQDDCYLWKIGDAPTSNKFSTAATWTHLHPLGSKVDWFEAVGSRVGSPNTLSLLGSTLVTSFSPVIVW